In the genome of Colletotrichum lupini chromosome 8, complete sequence, one region contains:
- a CDS encoding major facilitator superfamily transporter has translation MERPSSETLESRAARPSIARRISATAMGGLHLLTSDTELSQDRDHDEYISPTRTSVRDRSRSLSRSLSVASSRSSNSSIFFGRPNSLPSITESENDPHGTEFRDPFADQNSIEGHSAPREAQNPFDDNSSGDEGTAVQELEPEPPYHVFTKKQKWVVIVIIGAAGLFSGLSSNIYFPALDTIARDLNVSSQMVSLTITSRPIYIASFAVYIIANIGLSFSPNFTVLLLFRGLQAAGSASTVSIGNGVIQDISPPAERGAFISFYQASKSLWALSLFHTHYGVLLGDSVLSPVRNFSIAVGPVLGGLLANFLGFRSIFVFLLILSSIVTLVIVFWLPETMRSIAGNGSLRLGGIYKPIIWYLGKEPEYLEDPDEPIPRKKVTLMTFVEPLRLLIQKDILINLVFGGVVYTIWTMVTSSTTILFKELFGLSDLQTGLAFLPNGLGTIVGSAIVGKLMTKDYLEMEEEYKTSHNITGTEKLSGKNMPAEFPIERARLRRLPWIVLIFVASTGGYGLSLNFPSITSRSGWIAVPLVLQFFIAATSNAVFALNQTLVTDLCPGKGASATAINNLVRCGLGAIGVALVDNFVATTGPGAAFLGLALVTVAVGPLAVIHWYWGQTWRAARMREKTSNNEKA, from the exons ATGGAACGCCCTAGCAGTGAGACCTTGGAGTCTCGAGCCGCGAGACCCAGCATAGCCAGAAGGATCTCTGCCACAGCCATGGGCGGCTTGCACCTTCTCACTAGCGACACTGAACTCTCTCAAGACCGAGACCACGACGAGTACATTTCGCCAACGAGGACGTCCGTCAGAGACCGCTCGAGATCTCTCAGCAGGAGTCTCAGCGTTGCCAGCTCGCGCAGCAGCAACTCGTCCATCTTTTTCGGCCGGCCGAACTCACTGCCTTCCATCACGGAGAGCGAGAATGATCCCCACGGCACTGAGTTCCGTGACCCGTTTGCGGATCAAAACTCAATAGAAGGTCATTCTGCTCCGCGTGAAGCTCAGAACCCGTTCGACGACAACAGCAGTGGCGATGAAGGAACTGCCGTACAGGAGCTGGAGCCAGAACCGCCTTACCACGTCTTCACGAAGAAGCAGAAATGGGTTGTTATCGTCATCATCGGAGCCGCCGGATTGTTCTCTGGTCTTTCTTCCAATATCTATTTCCCAGCTCTCGATACGATCGCACGG GATCTCAATGTCAGCTCGCAGATGGTTTCTCTGACCATCACGTC AAGGCCAATCTACATCGCCTCGTTCGCCGTGTACATCATTGCCAACATCGGACTGAGCTTCTCTCCCAATTTCACAGTTCTTCTGCTCTTCAGGGGCTTGCAAGCCGCCGGAAGTGCCTCAACCGTGAGCATTG GAAACGGCGTGATCCAGGATATTTCTCCCCCGGCTGAACGGGGAGCATTTATTAGTTTCTACCAGGCGAGTAAGTCACTATGGGCCCTATCGCTGTTTCACACGCATTACGGTGTTTTGCTCGGTGACTCGGTTTTATCTCCTG TCCGAAACTTCAGCATAGCAGTCGGGCCTGTGCTCGGCGGCCTGCTCGCCAACTTCCTCGGGTTCCGGTCCATCTTTGTCTTTCTCCTGATTCTTTCTTCTATAGTCACCTTGGTGATTGTGTTTTGGCTGCCTGAAACCATGCGGAGCATTGCCGGGAACGGCTCGCTTCGTTTGGGTGGCATTTACAAGCCGATCATATGGTACCTTGGCAAGGAGCCAGAGTACCTCGAAGACCCGGATGAACCCATTCCGCGGAAGAAGGTGACATTGATGACCTTTGTGGAACCGTTGCGGCTGTTGATTCAGAAGGACATTTTGATCAACTTGGTGTTTGGTGGCGTGGTCTATACCATATGGACTATGGTCACGTCGAGCACCACCATCCTGTTCAAGGAGCTGTTCGGACTTAGTGACTTACAAACGGGTCTCGCATTTCTACCTAATG GACTTGGAACCATTGTTGGATCCGCAATCGTGGGCAAGCTAATGACAAAAGACTATCTCGAGATGGAAGAAGAGTACAAGACATCTCATAACATAACAGGAACAGAAAAGCTCTCAGGGAAGAACATGCCCGCTGAGTTCCCCATAGAGCGCGCCCGCCTTCGTCGTCTCCCCTGGATCGTCCTCATCTTCGTCGCTTCCACAGGCGGCTACGGCCTCTCCCTCAACTTCCCCTCCATCACTTCGCGATCAGGCTGGATCGCAGTCCCACTCGTCCTCCAGTTCTTCATCGCTGCGACCAGCAACGCCGTCTTTGCCCTCAATCAGACCCTCGTCACCGACCTGTGTCCTGGAAAGGGTGCTAGTGCCACCGCGATTAATAACTTGGTCAGGTGCGGTCTGGGAGCTATTGGCGTCGCGTTGGTAGACAACTTTGTTGCCACCACGGGGCCTGGCGCCGCGTTCTTGGGCTTGGCCCTCGTCACGGTTGCCGTTGGGCCGTTGGCGGTGATACACTGGTACTGGGGACAGACTTGGAGGGCGGCGAGGATGAGGGAGAAGACGTCGAACAACGAGAAGGCATGA
- a CDS encoding aminotransferase class-III — MVELQQNGEAAQPAANIEQQLNTYVEQYVAKNQGSLQVNKTASGSLPGGTTRSVLHYLPFPLAFSGGHDCHLISVDGAEYLDFVSEYCAGMFGHSHPDIIAAINSVTKSGFTLGGPSPKEGELAALLAERFQSVDAIRFCNSGTEANTMAIGTALHFIGRKKEGSFTPNNPLILPHDFAYGRYNDIEYTRSQISDDIGIIIVEPMQGAAGMLEGSKEFLQFLRDEATRIGAILIFDEVITSRLNYGGLQDIYGITPDMTTVGKHFGGGFSFGAFGGRKDIMDLYDPQGPRSLFHSGTWNNNVFSMTAGVAATKLLSRTALERNNELGNKLRDELREVFGSKDASIVKLTGYGSAIGLHFQGPSAGKLQDLFFFYLLSKRIYVGRRGFLALNLTHGEEHINKVLDAVKDFCAEML, encoded by the exons ATGGTGGAACTCCAACAAAACGGGGAGGCAGCTCAGCCTGCGGCGAACATCGAGCAGCAATTGAACACATACGTCGAACAGTATGTCGCAAAGAACCAGGGCTCGCTGCAAGTCAACAAGACAGCCTCAGGGTCGCTACCTGGGGGTACAACTAGATCCGTGCTGCATTACCTGCCTTTCCCATTGGCTTTCTCCGGAGGCCACGACTGTCACCTGATATCCGTGGACGGCGCCGAGTACCTCGACTTCGTGTCCGAATATTGCGCCGGTATGTTCGGCCACTCTCACCCAGACATCATCGCTGCGATCAACAGCGTTACCAAGTCGGGATTCACTCTGGGCGGGCCGAGTCCCAAGGAGGGCGAATTGGCTGCCCTATTGGCTGAGAGATTCCAGAGCGTCGATGCCATCAGGTTTTGCAATTCGGGAACTGAAGCGAACACCATGGCGATTGGTACGGCGTTGCATTTCATTGGAAGAAAGAAGGAAGGCT CTTTCACGCCCAACAACCCGCTGATTCTTCCCCACGATTTCGCGTACGGCCGATACAACGACATTGAGTATACCCGATCGCAAATCAGCGACGATATCGGCATCATCATTGTGGAACCGATGCAAGGCGCAGCGGGAATGCTTGAGGGGTCAAAAGAGTTCCTCCAGTTCCTCCGCGACGAAGCCACGCGCATCGGCGCCATCCTCATCTTTGACGAGGTCATCACCTCGCGACTCAACTACGGCGGCTTGCAAGACATCTACGGCATCACGCCGGACATGACCACCGTCGGCAAGCACTTCGGCGGGGGCTTCTCGTTTGGCGCGTTTGGTGGGCGCAAGGACATCATGGACCTGTACGACCCACAGGGACCGCGGAGTCTCTTCCATTCGGGAACATGGAACAACAACGTCTTCTCCATGACGGCGGGTGTCGCTGCCACCAAGCTTTTGTCGAGAACGGCGCTTGAGAGGAACAATGAGCTGGGGAACAAGCTTCGCGACGAGCTGCGTGAGGTGTTCGGCTCCAAGGATGCGTCCATTGTCAAGCTGACTGGCTATGGGAGTGCGATTGGCTTGCACTTCCAGGGCCCTTCGGCAGGTAAGTTGCAGgatctcttcttcttttacCTTCTCAGTAAGAGGATATACGTCGGACGTCGTGGATTCCTTGCGCTGAACCTTACTCATGGGGAAGAGCATATCAACAAGGTTCTGGATGCGGTCAAGGACTTCTGCGCAGAAATGTTGTAA
- a CDS encoding asparaginase, with amino-acid sequence MPDLRPRTLAPLLLSLLTGHRVLGQASPGFPMVINTWGGPFTAATDAAYQALVKPGTSALDAVEIGCATCEANQCDGSVGFGGSPGENCETTLDAMIMDGVTMKSGSVAALRRVKNAIGVARHVLEYTSHTMLAGDLATEFAIENGFVAESLTTEASAERCAAWRAGNCQSNYRQNVTPDPKAACGPYTPVELDSSSSGYFDLIAPNSAQASHDTISMMALDANGIMAAGTSTNGASFKVPGRVGDGPITGSGSYVDGDVGACGATGDGDIMMRFLPCYQAVESMRRGMSPQEAARDAVVRMVKKYPAVSSGIVVVNNKGEHGGAGSGWTFTYAFRGGKMNATEVVTVPPVVVTRSLRVESELR; translated from the coding sequence ATGCCGGACCTCCGCCCCCGCACCCTCGCCCCACTCCTCCTCTCCCTTCTCACCGGGCACCGCGTCCTCGGTCAAGCATCGCCGGGGTTTCCCATGGTCATCAACACCTGGGGCGGCCCCTTCACAGCAGCCACAGACGCCGCCTACCAGGCACTCGTCAAGCCGGGCACCTCGGCACTCGACGCCGTCGAGATCGGCTGCGCGACCTGCGAGGCGAACCAGTGCGACGGCAGCGTCGGCTTCGGCGGCTCCCCCGGCGAGAACTGCGAGACCACCCTCGACGCCATGATCATGGACGGCGTTACCATGAAGTCCGGCTCCGTTGCCGCCTTGCGCCGCGTCAAGAACGCCATTGGCGTCGCTCGCCACGTGCTCGAGTATACCTCGCACACTATGCTGGCCGGCGACCTCGCGACGGAATTCGCCATTGAGAACGGCTTCGTCGCCGAGAGCTTGACTACCGAGGCCTCGGCGGAGCGGTGCGCCGCGTGGCGGGCCGGGAACTGCCAGTCGAATTACAGGCAGAACGTCACGCCGGATCCCAAGGCCGCGTGCGGGCCGTACACGCCCGTGGAGCTCGACTCCAGCTCTTCTGGCTACTTTGACCTCATTGCGCCGAATTCAGCGCAGGCGTCACACGACACCATCTCCATGATGGCTCTGGATGCGAATGGGATCATGGCGGCTGGTACCTCTACCAATGGAGCCTCATTCAAGGTACCCGGGCGCGTCGGCGACGGCCCGATCACAGGCTCCGGTTCTTACGTTGACGGTGATGTCGGAGCATGCGGCGCGACTGGCGACGGCGACATCATGATGCGTTTCTTGCCCTGTTATCAGGCTGTGGAGAGCATGCGACGGGGAATGAGTCCTCAGGAGGCAGCGAGAGATGCCGTAGTTCGCATGGTAAAGAAGTATCCGGCCGTATCGAGCGGTATTGTGGTTGTCAACAACAAGGGTGAACACGGCGGTGCTGGGTCTGGGTGGACTTTTACGTATGCCTTCAGAGGTGGTAAGATGAACGCTACTGAAGTTGTGACTGTACCGCCCGTTGTTGTCACCCGATCTTTGCGCGTCGAGTCAGAATTGAGGTAG
- a CDS encoding major facilitator superfamily transporter, producing the protein MASALKESVPRDRWWEWRWFSPDDTKEERRLITKIDLLLVPYSVLGYWVKYVDQSNLNNAYVAGMKEDLGFYGNELVQLQTLFTLGSVLGQIPFLFIMTYVPIQYLIPICDVLWGVFTLLQYRVHSYAELAAYRFMVGWFEAAFFPAMHYVFGHEIARRGGIFYTGLAAGTLTAGLIQAGASSSLEGVHGMEGWRWMYIICALITIPVGIFGFFVIPGTIDQPNRWCVNDKEIETARERLEKHGHVLHGKMKFGHIKRTLLGFRSWLVITTDVLFWNAGIHKNTGSYLLWIKSLGRYSAARINELGTISPALGIAYTLIACFASDMFLGPTWSITICSVLNAIGLIFLTIWTVPEGGLWFGFATMYWSNALSSVFHGWVNNLLRDSPEERSFTLVLINLLSQSSTAWTPLLTFPTVESPRYRKGFSFCLGCAVALIVFTWIMHYYLKRDKKHDTGSTDEETSTQSEVGVVSSVELKGQSDLDARDDDPAAVRVNKETGDDKITAI; encoded by the exons ATGGCATCTGCTCTGAAAGAGTCGGTTCCAAGAGACAGGTGGTGGGAGTGGAGATGGTTCTCGCCAGATGACACGAAGGAGGAGAGGCGTCTCATCACGAAGATTGACCTTCTCTTGGTACCCTACTCGGTCCTCG GCTATTGGGTCAAATATGTCGATCAATCCAATTTGAACAATGCCTACGTCGCCGGCATGAAGGAGGACCTCGGGTTTTACGGAAATGAGCTTGTTCAGTTACAAACGCTGTTCACTCTTGGATCGGTCTTGGGCCAGATCCCTTTCCT ATTCATCATGACCTATGTCCCAATCCAATATCTCATCCCAATTTGCGACGTCCTGTGGGGAGTTTTCACGCTTCTACAGTATCGCGTCCACTCTTACGCAGAACTGGCCGCTTACAGATTCATGGTCGGATGGTTCGAAGCCGCGTTCTTCCCAGCAATGCATTACGTATTCG GCCACGAAATTGCTCGTCGCGGCGGTATCTTCTATACCGGTCTTGCTGCCGGCACATTGACAGCCGGTCTTATCCAGGCCGGCGCATCAAGCTCGCTTGAAGGAGTTCACG GCATGGAAGGCTGGCGATGGATGTACATCATCTGTGCGCTTATCACCATCCCCGTCGGTATTTTCGGCTTCTTCGTAATCCCCGGTACCATAGACCAGCCCAACAGGTGGTGCGTCAACGACAAGGAAATCGAGACCGCCCGCGAACGCCTCGAGAAACACGGCCACGTCTTGCACGGCAAGATGAAGTTTGGCCACATCAAGCGCACACTTCTCGGCTTCCGCTCCTGGCTCGTCATCACGACCGACGTCCTCTTCTGGAACGCGGGCATCCACAAAAACACGGGCTCCTACCTCCTCTGGATCAAAAGTCTTGGACGCTACAGCGCTGCCCGCATCAACGAGTTGGGCACGATCTCCCCCGCTCTGGGGATCGCCTACACGCTCATCGCTTGCTTCGCTTCGGATATGTTCCTTGGTCCGACCTGGTCGATCACGATATGCTCGGTCCTCAACGCCATCGGTCTCATCTTCCTAACGATATGGACTGTCCCCGAGGGTGGTCTCTGGTTCGGGTTCGCGACCATGTATTGGTCCAATGCTCTGTCTTCTGTGTTCCATGGATGGGTCAACAACCTGCTGCGAGACAGCCCCGAGGAACGGAGCTTCACTTtggttcttattaatttgcTGTCGCAAAGCTCGACGGCATGGACGCCCTTGCTTACTTTCCCGACGGTCGAGTCACCAAGGTACAGGAAGGGCTTCTCGTTCTGCCTGGGATGCGCAGTCGCGTTGATTGTCTTCACCTGGATCATGCACTACTATCTGAAAAGGGACAAGAAGCACGACACTGGGTCCACAGATGAGGAGACGAGCACCCAGTCCGAAGTTGGTGTGGTGTCTTCAGTAGAATTGAAAGGTCAAAGCGACCTGGACGCTAGAGACGACGATCCGGCTGCTGTAAGGGTCAACAAGGAGACAGGCGATGACAAGATCACAGCAATTTGA
- a CDS encoding tannase — MSKYSKAALRALAARAGTSSLADVCTVENVQNALPSNGTLLGIDLVPSSITASPVYNATSGGGMMGGSSTPLTYCNVTVAYTHTGKGDTVNLKYAFPSPDVFKNRFYVAGGGGFSLSSDSTGGISYGAAGGATDAGYDAFNNSYDEVVLYGNGSINWDATHMFGYQALGEMTQVGKAITKGFYSMGADDKVYTYYEGCSDGGREGMSQVQRWGEEYDGVIAGAPAFRFAQQQVLHVYSSAVEHTQDYYPPPCELAKIVNSTIAACDGLDGRVDGVISRTDLCKLQFDLKSTIGESYYCAAKTSSSLGFGFNKRQAQGSTTSYQPEQNGTVTEQAVAVAQAIYDGVFNSQGQRAYLSWQIGSELGDAATVYNNETDAWELSIPSTGGEYVTKFVQLLDLDNLSDMNNITYDTLVEWMNTGMIRYLDSLQTTLPDLTPFQSSGGKLLHYHGESDSSIPAASSVHYWQSVRSVMYPDAKDDEAIKSLEDWYQFYLVPGAGHCGTNSLQPGPYPQNNMNIMIDWVENGNKPSRLNATVTSSTNINAGETQMLCQWPTRPVWRGNSSDFDCVNDAKSIDSWTYTFPAFKVPVY, encoded by the coding sequence ATGTCTAAATACTCCAAGGCGGCTCTTCGCGCTTTGGCGGCCAGAGCCGGCACATCCTCCCTGGCAGATGTGTGCACTGTCGAGAACGTGCAGAACGCTCTGCCTTCCAACGGAACTCTTCTTGGCATCGATCTGGTTCCCTCTTCCATCACTGCCAGCCCGGTCTACAATGCcaccagcggcggcggcatgaTGGGCGGCAGCAGCACCCCCCTCACATACTGCAACGTCACCGTGGCCTATACCCACACTGGCAAGGGCGACACCGTCAACCTCAAGTACGCCTTCCCGAGCCCTGACGTCTTTAAGAACCGCTTCTACGTTGCTGGCGGTGGCGGTTTCTCCCTCTCCTCCGACTCCACTGGCGGTATCTCGTACGGTGCAGCCGGAGGTGCCACCGATGCCGGCTACGACGCCTTCAACAACAGCTACGATGAGGTTGTTCTCTACGGAAACGGCTCCATCAACTGGGATGCTACCCATATGTTCGGGTACCAGGCCCTGGGCGAGATGACCCAGGTCGGCAAGGCCATCACCAAGGGATTTTACAGCATGGGCGCCGACGACAAGGTCTACACCTACTACGAGGGCTGCTCCGACGGTGGCCGCGAGGGTATGAGCCAGGTCCAGCGCTGGGGTGAGGAGTACGACGGTGTCATCGCCGGTGCCCCGGCCTTCCGCTTCGCCCAGCAGCAGGTTCTCCACGTCTACTCGTCTGCCGTTGAGCATACCCAGGACTACTACCCGCCCCCTTGCGAGCTGGCCAAGATTGTCAACTCCACCATTGCCGCCTGCGACGGCCTCGACGGCCGTGTCGACGGTGTCATCTCCCGCACTGACCTCTGCAAGCTCCAGTTCGACCTGAAGTCCACCATCGGCGAGTCCTACTACTGTGCCGCAAAGACCAGCAGCTCGCTTGGCTTCGGCTTCAACAAGAGACAGGCCCAGGGCAGCACCACCAGCTACCAGCCCGAGCAGAACGGTACTGTCACCGAGCAGGCCGTCGCCGTCGCCCAGGCCATCTACGATGGTGTCTTCAACTCCCAGGGTCAGCGCGCCTACCTCTCTTGGCAAATTGGCTCCGAGCTCGGCGACGCTGCTACTGTTTACAACAACGAGACCGACGCATGGGAGCTTAGCATCCCCTCCACCGGCGGCGAGTACGTCACCAAGTTCGTCCAGCTCCTCGACCTCGACAACCTCTCCGACATGAACAACATCACCTACGACACTCTCGTCGAGTGGATGAACACCGGCATGATCCGCTACCTCGACAGCCTCCAGACCACTCTCCCCGACCTGACCCCCTTCCAGTCCTCGGGCGGCAAGCTCCTCCACTACCACGGCGAGTCCGACTCCAGCATCCCCGCCGCCTCCTCCGTCCACTACTGGCAGTCCGTCCGCTCCGTCATGTACCCCGACGCCAAGGATGACGAGGCCATCAAGTCCCTCGAGGACTGGTACCAGTTCTACCTGGTCCCCGGCGCCGGCCACTGCGGCACCAACAGCCTCCAGCCCGGCCCTTACCCCCAGAACAACATGAACATCATGATCGACTGGGTCGAGAACGGCAACAAGCCCAGCCGCCTCAACGCCACCGTCACCTCGTCCACCAACATCAACGCCGGCGAGACCCAGATGCTTTGCCAGTGGCCTACCCGTCCCGTCTGGCGCGGCAACAGCTCCGACTTTGACTGCGTCAACGACGCCAAGTCGATTGACAGCTGGACTTACACTTTCCCTGCCTTCAAGGTCCCTGTTTACTAA